In Clostridium sp. DL-VIII, the following proteins share a genomic window:
- a CDS encoding patatin-like phospholipase family protein, giving the protein MKVDRLLEIITILLNNEKIKAKYLAEKFEVSIRTIYRDIEDICKAGVPIITFQGGGGGSMGIGWETGYLTGLADGGIDTRFADLIVGTSAGSQVGAVIASRISWNDIWEKLINLKYQSQKESPSGNLGSLFEKYDEIATSSKTPKEWIDRMGKLAIESNTMAESEQLSRIRNTIGDCQWAEALRIVAVDLVTSQRVVWGSNSSIELIKAASASSSLPGVWPPTTICSRKYLDGGVHSMENADIAEGASKVLILSVGLPVQTPFKLEDQIQSLQKSGSEVELVKPDKKIYEELQQLGGNPVDPRIRPVIAACGREQGYEDAKRIAKFWD; this is encoded by the coding sequence TTGAAAGTTGATCGCTTACTTGAAATAATAACAATTCTCTTAAATAATGAGAAAATAAAAGCTAAATATTTGGCTGAAAAATTCGAAGTATCAATACGTACAATTTATAGAGATATTGAAGATATTTGTAAAGCTGGAGTACCAATTATAACTTTTCAAGGTGGAGGCGGTGGAAGCATGGGAATTGGCTGGGAAACAGGCTACTTAACAGGTCTTGCTGATGGTGGAATTGATACACGTTTTGCTGATTTGATTGTAGGCACCTCAGCTGGATCCCAAGTTGGAGCCGTGATCGCATCAAGAATTTCTTGGAATGATATTTGGGAAAAATTAATAAATCTAAAATATCAATCGCAGAAAGAGAGTCCTTCGGGAAATCTGGGTTCACTGTTTGAAAAGTATGATGAAATAGCTACTTCCTCTAAGACACCAAAAGAATGGATTGATAGGATGGGAAAGTTGGCCATTGAATCAAACACCATGGCTGAGAGTGAACAATTATCGCGTATTAGAAATACGATAGGTGACTGTCAATGGGCGGAGGCTTTGCGTATCGTGGCGGTTGATCTTGTCACATCTCAAAGAGTTGTTTGGGGATCTAACTCTAGCATTGAATTAATTAAAGCTGCATCTGCAAGTTCTTCTCTCCCAGGAGTATGGCCGCCAACTACTATCTGCTCTCGTAAGTATTTAGATGGTGGAGTTCATTCAATGGAGAACGCTGATATAGCTGAAGGAGCTAGCAAAGTTCTTATTTTATCGGTGGGGCTTCCAGTACAAACCCCGTTTAAGCTTGAAGACCAAATTCAAAGTTTACAGAAATCTGGTTCTGAAGTTGAATTAGTTAAACCTGACAAAAAAATTTATGAAGAATTACAACAACTTGGTGGAAACCCAGTTGATCCTAGAATACGACCTGTAATTGCAGCTTGCGGTCGAGAACAAGGTTACGAAGATGCAAAGCGTATTGCTAAGTTTTGGGACTAA
- a CDS encoding efflux RND transporter permease subunit yields the protein MKVANVSIKRPVFITVIMLVMAIVGMTCYERLVVNDMPEAENATVSVSITETGASPEDMETNITKSVEDAVGEISGVSHITSNITEGSSRTMIQFDLDKDPEVAAQEVRDKVSSLRGLPSDIDTPIISKFDSSASSILSVAVYGLDDNKQLSDVVDTIEKKLYTVSGIGAVNISGEDTREIHIKLDNNKLLQYGLTTTDVTNAIKKDNVDQSTGKISDKDNEISLKISSKITKVDDFKNILIANRNGTEIRVKDIADVEDGVADRSSYAYYDGKPAIGIDIVKQSGSNTVQLADDVKKTLNKLKSTLPKGVHVDVVSDDSISIQSTIDSVLETMRDGCILAVIIVFLFLNEWESTLISAISLSISIITTFICMKVQAFSLNTMTLMALSVAVGLLIDDAIVVIENIVRHLHMGKSPREAARDATSEIGFAVIATTSAVISVFLPVSMVTGTIGRYFFQFGLTVVFSMAVSLLVSFTLVPMMSSKMLRIKKKKKENILGKFFKGFNKKFDSLAHGYSKLLVISLHNRLIIIVIAIAMFVASTTLISALGFTMMPSTDNNQVTVSTSFDSGITLDNASEKVKQIEAIINKNPEVQGLYTTVSKSSSTVKIELVDKNSRKENSRTFAGNLSRQLQGIPGTQVSVAAASMASGGRTSKDATFELIGENREEVQAFGEKVKEELAKESGVREISTNDKSGLPEIELTVDRDKAADLGVSSSDVASTLKTLFNGTTVTKYDDGKNMDDVVLYLQNDQRSSLDSLKQIYVSGTNNKMIPLSEVTKQVFSTASAQLTRYDRQAELQISCNISGAASGTFMNSFMKKIQTQMDKPEDISVSLGGTAGSMTSSLGSLEQAMAMAALFLYLVMAAQFESFVDPISILFALPLAIIGAVLGLFICKTQLSLMSIIGIIMLMGLVAKNGILLIDAAKQKIEEGMEREEAIKHAGLIRLRPIVMTTLAMIFGMIPLAVSNGMGSEMRAPMAEAVIGGLVTSTILTLFVVPIMYTVFNDVQNMFNKKIHNKKFSEDEESRDENLSL from the coding sequence ATGAAGGTAGCAAATGTTAGTATTAAAAGGCCAGTATTTATAACAGTTATTATGTTAGTCATGGCTATTGTAGGTATGACATGTTATGAAAGATTAGTAGTTAATGATATGCCAGAAGCAGAAAATGCTACGGTTTCAGTTTCAATCACAGAGACCGGAGCATCTCCGGAAGATATGGAAACTAATATAACAAAATCAGTAGAAGATGCAGTTGGAGAAATTTCAGGAGTCAGTCACATAACCTCCAACATAACTGAAGGAAGCTCCAGGACCATGATACAATTTGACCTGGATAAAGATCCAGAAGTTGCAGCACAAGAAGTTAGAGATAAGGTTTCAAGTTTAAGAGGATTGCCAAGCGATATAGATACACCTATTATTTCTAAATTTGACTCATCGGCATCATCAATTTTATCAGTTGCTGTTTATGGTTTAGATGATAATAAGCAATTATCAGATGTCGTTGATACAATTGAAAAGAAGTTGTATACAGTATCTGGTATAGGAGCAGTAAATATATCTGGTGAGGATACAAGAGAAATTCATATAAAATTAGATAATAATAAGTTATTACAATATGGTCTCACAACAACTGATGTGACAAACGCAATTAAAAAAGATAATGTTGATCAGTCAACTGGAAAAATTAGTGATAAGGATAATGAGATCTCTCTTAAAATAAGCAGTAAGATAACAAAAGTTGATGATTTTAAAAATATTTTAATAGCTAATAGAAATGGTACAGAAATCAGAGTAAAAGATATTGCAGATGTTGAGGATGGAGTTGCAGATAGAAGCAGTTACGCTTATTATGATGGAAAACCAGCAATTGGTATTGATATAGTGAAGCAATCTGGTTCTAACACTGTTCAATTGGCGGATGATGTTAAAAAGACTTTAAACAAACTTAAATCCACTTTGCCTAAAGGTGTGCATGTTGACGTTGTTAGCGATGATTCAATATCAATACAAAGTACAATAGATAGTGTTTTAGAAACCATGCGAGATGGATGTATATTAGCAGTTATAATTGTATTCTTATTCTTAAATGAGTGGGAGAGTACCCTTATAAGTGCAATTTCACTTTCAATATCAATTATAACTACTTTTATTTGTATGAAAGTTCAGGCTTTTTCACTAAATACAATGACGTTAATGGCATTATCAGTAGCAGTAGGACTTTTAATTGATGATGCTATAGTTGTTATAGAAAATATTGTACGGCATCTGCATATGGGTAAATCTCCAAGGGAGGCAGCTAGAGATGCTACCTCGGAAATTGGATTTGCCGTAATAGCAACAACTTCAGCTGTTATCTCGGTATTCTTACCAGTATCAATGGTAACGGGAACAATTGGAAGATACTTTTTCCAATTTGGGCTTACAGTTGTTTTTAGTATGGCAGTTTCACTACTTGTGTCCTTTACACTTGTACCCATGATGTCATCTAAAATGCTCAGAATAAAAAAGAAGAAGAAAGAAAATATTCTTGGTAAATTCTTTAAGGGATTTAATAAGAAATTTGATTCTTTAGCTCATGGATATTCAAAGCTTTTGGTTATTTCGCTTCACAATAGATTAATAATCATAGTTATTGCAATAGCTATGTTTGTAGCTAGTACTACACTTATCTCGGCACTTGGCTTTACTATGATGCCTTCAACGGATAATAATCAGGTAACTGTAAGTACAAGTTTTGATTCTGGAATAACCTTGGATAATGCATCAGAAAAAGTTAAACAGATTGAAGCTATTATTAACAAGAATCCAGAAGTACAAGGACTGTATACTACAGTATCAAAAAGTAGTTCAACAGTCAAAATAGAATTAGTAGATAAAAACAGCCGTAAGGAAAATTCAAGAACCTTTGCAGGAAATCTTAGTAGACAGTTACAAGGAATTCCTGGAACTCAGGTATCAGTAGCAGCTGCTTCAATGGCAAGTGGTGGAAGAACCTCTAAAGATGCAACTTTTGAACTTATTGGCGAAAATAGAGAAGAAGTTCAAGCTTTTGGTGAAAAGGTAAAAGAAGAACTGGCTAAAGAGTCAGGAGTAAGAGAAATAAGTACTAATGATAAATCAGGTCTTCCAGAAATAGAGTTAACAGTAGATCGTGATAAAGCAGCAGATTTAGGAGTTAGCAGCTCAGATGTTGCAAGTACCTTAAAGACTTTATTTAATGGAACAACTGTAACTAAGTACGATGATGGAAAAAATATGGATGATGTAGTGTTGTACTTACAAAATGATCAACGTTCAAGCCTTGATAGTCTTAAGCAAATTTATGTTTCTGGCACAAATAATAAGATGATTCCTTTATCAGAAGTGACTAAACAAGTTTTTTCAACAGCTTCAGCACAATTAACGAGGTATGACAGGCAGGCAGAATTGCAGATTTCTTGTAATATTTCAGGAGCAGCTTCAGGTACCTTTATGAATTCATTTATGAAAAAGATTCAAACTCAAATGGATAAGCCAGAAGACATTTCAGTATCTTTAGGAGGAACAGCTGGTTCTATGACTAGCAGTCTTGGCAGTTTAGAACAAGCAATGGCTATGGCAGCTTTATTCTTATACCTAGTTATGGCGGCACAATTTGAAAGCTTTGTTGATCCTATATCAATATTGTTTGCTTTGCCACTTGCAATTATTGGAGCTGTTTTAGGTTTATTTATTTGCAAAACTCAGTTAAGTTTAATGTCTATAATTGGTATAATAATGCTTATGGGCTTAGTTGCCAAGAATGGAATACTTCTTATAGATGCTGCAAAACAAAAAATTGAGGAGGGCATGGAAAGAGAAGAGGCTATAAAACATGCTGGATTAATAAGGTTACGTCCAATCGTTATGACAACCTTGGCTATGATATTTGGTATGATTCCTTTAGCTGTATCTAATGGTATGGGATCTGAAATGCGTGCCCCAATGGCAGAGGCAGTAATTGGAGGATTGGTTACTTCTACAATTTTAACTTTATTTGTAGTACCAATTATGTATACAGTCTTTAATGATGTACAGAATATGTTTAATAAAAAAATTCATAACAAAAAGTTCTCAGAAGATGAAGAAAGCAGGGATGAAAATTTAAGTTTATAA
- a CDS encoding efflux RND transporter periplasmic adaptor subunit gives MKNVKKIVIYAVIIAVVVGGVVVARTKLSASSKGKTTQVTVSKTSVEVQTAKTTEKNAGDTYKATLEAYQQGTVTSKLAAKIVSVSVEDGQYVNAGDTIATLDDQDTQNNIKTAQASIAVNEKQEQASEQSLNSAQVALEKLKINVDDAQSNYDRQKTLFDNKAISQTDLETAEKTLNSAKADYDSGNASIQTAQANIETAKANIQAQQVTLEKYQSDLANTVIKAPISGAISGKNMNVGQMAATGTALATVNDISSVYATIQVPQEKISSVKIGQAATVTVDGSDQTYNGTIQTMDAAADTTSRVFNVKVKIDNSDKSLLPGIYGKVTLVSEQTTDVITVPVNALVGNEGDYSVFINDNGTAKKTKVTIGETDDNNVEITSGINDGDQIITSNTSTLQDGNEVDAVVKQDSDTTDDTSAKQDGGADDTASK, from the coding sequence ATGAAAAATGTAAAAAAAATAGTTATATATGCTGTAATAATTGCAGTTGTAGTAGGTGGGGTAGTGGTGGCTAGAACTAAGCTATCAGCAAGTTCAAAAGGCAAGACGACTCAAGTTACAGTAAGTAAAACTTCAGTAGAAGTTCAGACTGCTAAGACAACAGAAAAAAATGCGGGAGATACATATAAAGCTACTTTAGAAGCTTATCAGCAAGGAACAGTAACAAGTAAGCTTGCAGCAAAGATTGTTTCAGTATCAGTTGAAGATGGACAATATGTAAATGCAGGTGATACTATAGCAACTTTAGATGACCAGGATACACAAAATAATATAAAAACCGCGCAAGCTTCAATAGCTGTAAATGAAAAACAGGAACAGGCATCAGAACAGTCATTAAATTCAGCACAAGTAGCTCTAGAAAAATTGAAAATTAATGTAGATGATGCTCAGAGTAATTATGACAGACAAAAAACTCTTTTTGATAACAAAGCTATATCACAGACAGATCTTGAAACAGCAGAAAAAACTTTAAATTCTGCTAAAGCTGATTATGATTCTGGAAATGCAAGTATTCAGACAGCGCAAGCAAATATTGAAACAGCGAAAGCCAATATACAAGCACAGCAGGTAACGCTAGAAAAGTATCAAAGCGATTTAGCTAATACAGTAATTAAGGCACCAATAAGTGGTGCAATAAGTGGTAAAAATATGAATGTTGGACAAATGGCAGCAACGGGTACAGCCCTTGCAACTGTTAATGATATATCATCTGTATATGCAACAATTCAGGTACCACAAGAAAAAATAAGTAGTGTGAAAATAGGACAAGCAGCTACAGTTACAGTTGATGGAAGCGATCAAACATATAATGGAACAATACAGACTATGGATGCTGCAGCAGATACAACTTCAAGAGTTTTCAATGTTAAAGTTAAAATAGATAATAGTGATAAATCTTTATTACCAGGTATTTATGGAAAAGTAACCTTAGTTAGTGAACAAACTACTGATGTAATTACTGTACCAGTAAATGCATTGGTTGGAAATGAAGGAGATTATTCAGTATTTATAAATGATAATGGAACAGCTAAGAAAACAAAGGTAACTATTGGAGAAACTGATGATAATAATGTAGAGATAACATCTGGTATAAACGACGGTGATCAAATAATCACTTCAAATACAAGTACACTACAAGATGGAAATGAAGTAGATGCAGTGGTTAAACAAGATAGTGATACAACAGATGATACATCTGCTAAACAAGATGGTGGTGCCGATGACACAGCTTCTAAGTAG
- a CDS encoding HAMP domain-containing sensor histidine kinase, which produces MMIKKRLAISNLIMLVVPAILIVVIAAGVLEGFTELYGRKIKVFEQDSGISDIQKIVYTYGKDIKTNHVKLEEYNKAEQDLNSEGYNLLLTSNGDVVFSNITDEDKNAMSNIEKDVLTSADSIVLEVNSVSLVKYAFVNDGDSISIIAVKSNNNLTSRQRMRAEARTFLASYMGIVLIVALFIIMMINGILSSRVAKSLIKPLELLSYGAGQIEEGNLDFKMNYEGTDEFAKVCADFNKMRIRLQESIDMQLKYEQNRKELVAGISHDLRTPLTTIKGYSKGLKDGIANTDEKRWRYYEVLYNKACDMDMLVDKLFFFSKLDTGKFPFNFENINCNKFFYDFFKNAAVEFKGSGINLSYKSTCHDDIIINMDFEEIRRVLMNVLENSAKYKVEEYGSVDITIDEKEDSIVLKIKDDGPGVLEENLPRLFNSFYREDPSRANSSEGSGLGLSICEYIVKAHKGTITARNMNGLAIIITLPIFKRN; this is translated from the coding sequence ATGATGATAAAAAAACGCCTTGCAATATCAAATCTTATTATGCTAGTGGTTCCAGCAATATTAATAGTAGTAATTGCAGCTGGTGTACTAGAGGGATTTACAGAGCTATATGGTAGGAAAATAAAAGTTTTTGAACAGGATAGCGGGATTTCTGATATACAAAAGATTGTGTATACATATGGTAAAGATATAAAGACAAATCATGTAAAGCTTGAAGAATATAATAAAGCAGAACAAGATTTAAATAGTGAAGGTTATAATTTATTGCTGACTAGTAATGGAGATGTAGTATTTTCCAATATAACTGATGAGGATAAAAATGCTATGTCTAACATCGAAAAGGATGTTCTAACATCGGCGGATTCAATAGTGCTTGAAGTTAATTCGGTTAGTTTAGTTAAATATGCTTTTGTTAATGATGGAGATTCTATTAGTATTATAGCTGTTAAGTCAAATAATAATTTGACAAGCAGGCAGCGTATGAGAGCAGAAGCGAGAACTTTTTTAGCTAGTTATATGGGAATTGTATTAATAGTAGCTTTGTTTATAATAATGATGATTAATGGTATATTATCATCACGTGTAGCTAAAAGTCTGATAAAGCCGTTAGAGTTATTGAGTTATGGGGCAGGACAGATAGAAGAAGGTAATCTTGATTTTAAAATGAATTATGAAGGTACAGACGAATTTGCAAAGGTATGTGCTGATTTTAATAAAATGAGAATCAGGCTTCAGGAATCAATTGATATGCAGTTAAAATATGAGCAAAATAGAAAAGAACTGGTTGCAGGAATATCTCACGATTTAAGGACACCATTAACAACAATTAAAGGATATTCAAAAGGATTAAAGGATGGAATTGCAAATACAGATGAAAAGCGTTGGCGATATTATGAAGTTTTATATAATAAAGCCTGTGATATGGATATGTTAGTTGATAAGTTATTCTTCTTTTCAAAATTAGATACAGGAAAGTTTCCATTTAACTTTGAAAATATAAATTGTAATAAATTCTTTTACGATTTCTTCAAAAATGCAGCGGTGGAGTTTAAAGGAAGTGGAATTAATTTATCGTATAAAAGCACCTGCCATGATGACATTATAATTAATATGGATTTTGAAGAAATCCGCAGGGTTCTTATGAATGTACTTGAAAATAGTGCAAAATATAAGGTTGAAGAATATGGAAGTGTCGACATTACAATAGATGAAAAAGAAGATAGCATTGTTTTAAAAATTAAGGACGATGGACCAGGAGTTTTAGAAGAAAATCTTCCGCGGTTATTTAATAGTTTTTACAGAGAAGATCCATCAAGAGCTAATTCTAGTGAAGGCAGCGGACTTGGCCTTTCAATATGTGAATATATAGTAAAGGCACATAAAGGCACAATTACTGCTAGAAATATGAATGGACTTGCTATTATCATAACTTTACCAATCTTTAAGCGAAACTAA
- a CDS encoding response regulator transcription factor: MRRILIVEDDKLIAELERDYLEANGFETEIAGNGDIGLELALNKEFDLILLDLMLPSKDGFQLCTEIRNNKEIPILMITAKKDSVDKIRGLGLGADDYIVKPFDPSELVARVNAHISRYDRLTSIEKKKKLGQGAMNFGRLKIFIKERRVYINDIEVKFANKEFELLLFLATNPNIVFSKTVLLDRIWGMDSFADVATVTVHINRIRDKIEEDSSNPKFVETVWGAGYRFKA, translated from the coding sequence ATGCGAAGGATATTGATTGTAGAAGATGATAAACTCATTGCAGAGTTAGAAAGGGATTATCTTGAGGCTAACGGATTTGAAACTGAAATTGCAGGTAATGGAGATATAGGATTAGAACTTGCCTTGAATAAGGAATTTGATTTAATACTACTTGATTTAATGCTGCCAAGTAAAGATGGATTTCAACTATGCACGGAGATAAGAAACAATAAAGAGATACCAATACTCATGATTACAGCTAAAAAGGATTCAGTAGATAAAATTAGAGGTCTGGGACTTGGAGCTGATGATTATATTGTCAAGCCTTTTGATCCTAGTGAACTTGTTGCTAGAGTGAATGCGCATATTTCTAGATATGATAGATTAACATCAATTGAAAAAAAGAAGAAACTAGGACAGGGGGCTATGAATTTTGGAAGGCTAAAGATATTTATCAAAGAACGAAGGGTGTATATCAATGATATAGAAGTTAAATTTGCTAATAAAGAATTTGAGCTTCTTTTATTCTTAGCTACTAATCCTAATATTGTATTTTCCAAAACAGTATTACTAGATAGGATTTGGGGGATGGATTCTTTTGCAGATGTTGCAACAGTTACAGTACATATCAATAGAATAAGAGATAAAATTGAAGAAGACAGTAGTAATCCTAAATTTGTAGAAACTGTATGGGGGGCAGGTTATAGATTTAAAGCATAA
- a CDS encoding ribosomal protein L7/L12 — protein sequence MNYIVAVLAGTGILMWILGSIIKMRSYISRINANLNKIAKQVGAFDTIDDEIKSLILEGKKIEAIKRYRFVTGFGLKESKEYVDSFDSHRMNNIL from the coding sequence ATGAATTATATAGTTGCAGTGCTTGCAGGAACAGGAATATTAATGTGGATATTAGGTAGTATTATTAAGATGCGAAGTTATATATCACGTATAAATGCAAATTTGAATAAAATTGCAAAACAAGTTGGAGCGTTTGATACAATAGACGATGAAATAAAAAGTCTTATTCTAGAAGGTAAAAAAATTGAAGCAATAAAAAGATATAGATTTGTTACTGGATTTGGATTAAAGGAATCGAAAGAATACGTTGATTCCTTTGATTCGCATAGAATGAATAATATTTTATAA
- a CDS encoding protein-export chaperone SecB: MRLDKKYFHDIQLKKIQMVSLKSTYNEKNEGIEKKSPINININNGAKVTGTNKGVCYLRVEIGASEKENELFNIEVIYKGYCESSTNIDERNLRFYLEVQSIPMLWAYARETINNTIIKMGLPPVILPAVNINEIIGEISKKDEMEEN, translated from the coding sequence ATGAGATTAGATAAGAAATATTTTCATGATATTCAATTAAAAAAGATACAGATGGTATCATTAAAATCTACTTACAATGAGAAAAACGAAGGAATCGAAAAAAAGTCACCTATTAATATAAATATTAATAATGGTGCAAAGGTGACTGGTACTAATAAAGGTGTATGTTACTTAAGGGTAGAGATAGGGGCTAGTGAGAAAGAAAATGAACTTTTTAATATAGAAGTTATATATAAAGGATATTGTGAATCATCTACAAATATAGATGAAAGAAATTTAAGATTCTATTTAGAAGTGCAGAGTATACCAATGCTATGGGCGTATGCAAGGGAAACTATAAATAATACTATAATAAAGATGGGATTACCACCTGTAATATTACCAGCAGTAAATATAAATGAAATAATAGGAGAAATAAGCAAAAAGGATGAAATGGAGGAGAATTAA
- a CDS encoding RNA-binding domain-containing protein has product MTDIELLEILKIGETVDVECKEGENKIPNSLWESYSAMANTNGGIIILGIKENKAKGTFEVQGIKNIDKRIQDFWNTINGNKVNRNLLKDDDVEKLTIEGMDVLIINVPRANYKERPIYLNENPYKGTYKRNAEGDYKSTEEEVNAMIRDASEEGNDGVILEDYTVKDLDEDTIKKYRNRFSSRNPDHPWNALDTEEFIEMLGGIKEDRRRKIKGVTVAGMLMFGKGLYIRDLFAKINFDFREEIDVSSDQRWSDRFTIDGTWENNIYNFYFTVINKLTSNVKVPFRLENLERKDDTLVHQAIREAFVNQIIHADFNIQGTLKIIKTKDSLEFTNPGSLKIDLESIFKGGNSKSRNPRIQKMFSLIGLGEGAGSGFPKILAAWNEQSWRTPELKEETNLNQVSLKLWMISMLPEECLESLKSIFGKAFNSFNKDEVLILATAYLEGSVNNARIQLMMDKHSYDITGILHDLVEKETLIVDGYGRGKVYYLNNDYSYDSASKMVDERSLNEDEIKIIDYIKKNGSINNQQGRDHLGFGKDKNVALFNNLIKKGKIRKEGASSSTRYLLN; this is encoded by the coding sequence ATGACTGATATAGAATTATTGGAGATATTGAAAATTGGTGAAACTGTTGATGTAGAATGTAAAGAGGGAGAAAATAAAATTCCTAATTCATTATGGGAAAGTTATTCTGCCATGGCGAATACAAATGGAGGAATAATAATTTTAGGAATAAAAGAGAATAAAGCAAAGGGTACATTCGAAGTTCAAGGTATTAAGAATATTGATAAAAGAATACAGGATTTTTGGAATACTATAAATGGAAACAAAGTTAACCGAAATTTATTGAAGGATGACGATGTAGAAAAATTAACTATTGAAGGAATGGATGTTTTAATTATAAATGTGCCTAGAGCTAATTATAAAGAACGACCAATATATCTAAATGAAAATCCATACAAAGGAACTTATAAGCGTAATGCTGAAGGTGATTATAAATCTACTGAAGAAGAAGTTAACGCTATGATAAGAGATGCATCAGAAGAAGGCAATGATGGTGTAATACTTGAAGATTACACAGTAAAGGATTTAGATGAAGATACAATAAAGAAATATAGAAATAGGTTTAGCTCTAGAAATCCAGATCATCCTTGGAATGCACTTGATACTGAAGAATTCATTGAAATGCTTGGTGGAATAAAGGAAGACAGAAGAAGAAAAATAAAAGGTGTGACAGTAGCAGGAATGCTTATGTTTGGAAAAGGTCTTTATATTAGAGATTTGTTTGCAAAGATAAATTTTGATTTTAGGGAAGAAATTGATGTAAGCTCTGATCAAAGATGGTCAGACAGGTTTACTATAGATGGAACCTGGGAAAATAATATTTATAATTTTTATTTTACAGTAATTAATAAGCTGACAAGTAATGTTAAAGTACCATTTAGATTAGAAAATCTTGAACGTAAGGATGATACTTTAGTACATCAAGCAATAAGGGAAGCATTTGTAAATCAAATAATTCATGCTGATTTTAATATACAGGGAACTTTAAAGATTATAAAAACTAAGGATAGTTTGGAATTTACTAATCCAGGAAGTTTAAAGATAGATTTAGAAAGTATATTTAAAGGTGGAAATTCTAAAAGTAGAAATCCTAGAATTCAAAAGATGTTTTCTTTAATAGGATTAGGTGAAGGAGCAGGATCTGGATTCCCTAAAATTTTAGCAGCATGGAATGAACAAAGTTGGAGAACACCTGAATTAAAAGAGGAAACTAATTTAAATCAAGTTTCTTTGAAATTGTGGATGATATCTATGTTACCGGAAGAATGCTTAGAATCATTAAAAAGTATATTTGGAAAAGCGTTTAATTCATTTAATAAAGATGAAGTATTAATACTTGCAACAGCATATTTAGAAGGTAGTGTCAATAATGCTCGTATTCAATTAATGATGGATAAGCATTCATATGATATAACTGGAATATTACATGATTTAGTTGAAAAAGAAACATTAATAGTAGATGGTTATGGAAGAGGAAAAGTATATTATTTAAATAATGATTATAGTTATGATTCTGCATCAAAAATGGTTGATGAAAGAAGTTTAAATGAAGACGAGATTAAGATTATAGATTATATCAAAAAAAATGGATCTATAAATAATCAACAGGGTAGAGATCATTTAGGTTTTGGGAAAGATAAGAATGTTGCTTTATTTAATAATTTAATTAAAAAGGGAAAGATAAGAAAAGAAGGAGCAAGCAGTAGCACAAGATACTTGTTGAACTAA